The Trichocoleus desertorum ATA4-8-CV12 genome window below encodes:
- a CDS encoding pentapeptide repeat-containing protein, with protein sequence MDLLKRYAAGERDFRSANLAGADLTAVDLSEANLRGANLSGAQLLGASLVGANLREANLRNANLQANLQEANLTGADLTGVDLREAKLQTANLRGANLTNAICVAANFSEASLSEANLRGADLSRAKLAEVALNRANLTEAMLNGAILEAANLTNAILHGATLELANLTNAILNGAILEAANFQGAYLSRARLSGATLTKANLSGANLRGANLSWTTLRGANLSRANLYRANLSWANLSEGNLQEAILIDAKLNQANLRNADLSGAIMPNGRTYE encoded by the coding sequence ATGGATTTACTCAAGCGGTATGCAGCGGGCGAGCGAGATTTTCGCAGTGCCAACTTAGCAGGTGCAGATTTGACCGCAGTCGATTTGAGTGAGGCGAATCTGAGAGGTGCTAATTTGAGCGGTGCTCAGCTGTTGGGTGCTTCCTTAGTGGGCGCAAACCTAAGAGAAGCCAATCTTCGCAATGCCAATTTACAAGCGAACTTGCAAGAAGCAAATCTCACAGGCGCTGACCTCACAGGTGTAGATTTGCGAGAAGCTAAGTTGCAAACTGCCAATCTACGAGGGGCCAATCTCACTAACGCGATTTGTGTAGCAGCTAATTTCAGTGAAGCTAGCTTAAGTGAAGCAAACCTGCGCGGAGCTGACTTAAGTCGAGCCAAACTGGCCGAGGTAGCTTTGAACCGAGCTAATTTGACCGAGGCTATGCTGAATGGTGCCATTTTAGAGGCGGCGAATCTGACGAACGCTATCTTGCATGGAGCCACTTTGGAGTTGGCCAACCTCACCAATGCCATCCTGAACGGAGCCATTTTAGAAGCGGCTAACTTTCAAGGAGCATACCTCAGCCGTGCTCGCTTGAGCGGTGCCACTTTGACCAAAGCCAACTTGTCAGGTGCGAATCTGAGAGGCGCAAATTTGAGTTGGACGACCTTGCGGGGTGCTAACCTTAGCCGAGCCAATCTTTACCGAGCCAATTTAAGTTGGGCCAACTTGAGTGAAGGAAATTTACAAGAAGCCATTTTAATCGACGCCAAACTCAACCAGGCCAACTTGCGTAACGCAGACTTAAGTGGAGCCATCATGCCCAATGGCAGAACTTATGAATAG
- a CDS encoding zinc-dependent dehydrogenase, with product MKAQVFRGVKQLSYEELPVPELGADEVLVQVKVVGLCQSDIKKILYPLYEPPRIFGHETAGTIAAIGDEVRNWQVGDRVVVMHHIPCMHCNYCLNDNFSMCDVYKNVTTTAGFSPSGGGFAEYVKVPGHIVRNGGLIPIPNDISFEQASFVEPTNCCLKAVKKAQIAPGQTVLITGAGPIGLMFIMLVKYFGARAIATDLIPSRIEKALSVGADAAFDARDPEIAQKVQELTQGMGVDVSLLAVPSDKAFFQALDCTRKGGKILFFAEFPDEVEIPLNPNVLYRREIDLMGSYSSSFRVQNLAADIVFNRRIDVEALISDRYPLEDLSKAVDQAVSPGPETYKILIYP from the coding sequence ATGAAAGCACAAGTATTTCGTGGAGTGAAGCAGTTGAGTTACGAGGAACTGCCTGTGCCCGAACTAGGTGCAGATGAAGTGCTCGTACAAGTCAAAGTTGTGGGCCTGTGTCAATCTGACATCAAAAAAATTCTGTATCCGCTCTACGAACCACCCAGAATTTTTGGTCACGAAACTGCCGGAACAATTGCAGCTATCGGAGATGAAGTCAGAAATTGGCAAGTAGGCGATCGCGTGGTCGTGATGCATCACATTCCCTGTATGCATTGCAACTATTGCCTCAACGACAACTTCTCCATGTGCGACGTATACAAAAACGTCACGACAACCGCAGGATTTTCGCCTAGTGGTGGCGGGTTTGCAGAATACGTCAAAGTACCGGGGCACATTGTTCGCAATGGTGGTCTGATTCCTATCCCCAATGACATTAGTTTTGAGCAAGCCAGCTTTGTCGAGCCCACCAATTGCTGCCTCAAAGCGGTTAAAAAAGCTCAAATCGCCCCTGGTCAAACTGTGCTGATCACTGGCGCAGGCCCAATTGGGCTGATGTTTATCATGTTGGTGAAGTACTTTGGGGCTAGAGCGATCGCGACAGATCTAATTCCTTCGCGGATTGAAAAGGCTCTGAGTGTGGGAGCCGATGCCGCTTTTGATGCCCGCGATCCTGAAATTGCTCAAAAAGTTCAAGAATTAACCCAGGGCATGGGTGTGGATGTGAGTTTGCTAGCTGTGCCTAGTGACAAAGCTTTTTTCCAGGCATTAGACTGTACCCGCAAAGGTGGCAAAATTCTGTTCTTTGCAGAGTTTCCGGATGAAGTTGAAATTCCGCTCAATCCCAATGTGCTCTATCGGCGAGAAATTGACCTAATGGGAAGCTACAGCTCTTCTTTCCGGGTGCAAAACTTAGCGGCTGATATTGTGTTTAATCGTCGCATTGATGTGGAAGCCCTGATTAGCGATCGCTATCCCTTGGAGGACTTATCCAAAGCGGTCGATCAAGCTGTTTCACCAGGCCCAGAAACCTACAAGATTTTGATTTACCCGTAA
- a CDS encoding SIMPL domain-containing protein (The SIMPL domain is named for its presence in mouse protein SIMPL (signalling molecule that associates with mouse pelle-like kinase). Bacterial member BP26, from Brucella, was shown to assemble into a channel-like structure, while YggE from E. coli has been associated with resistance to oxidative stress.), with translation MKGIAIAALFSSAFLLPTPQVNAIEVKALGSPLAGSASVAQLAYPASPLGDTPRNITVLGQGQVAAPADSARLEIQMISRNPFESAADIPSQLNIGNQSLQPSALQPVVTALEAIGVPAEAITVQVTSSESADVIVLLEKPTRPRVQQVVLTANTAAQKTNRFDVQSVGAEYAVRNCRPLENASRRAALNDAQQRLQALATTVQVRLGSVLQITELPVAGSPSAFSQCGSKVGSPANLLTPARTGAPPYDPAAPTEVRVISQISVTYAIE, from the coding sequence ATGAAAGGGATCGCGATCGCAGCGCTTTTTTCATCAGCGTTCCTCTTACCCACCCCCCAGGTGAACGCAATTGAGGTAAAAGCTTTAGGTTCTCCACTTGCAGGCTCCGCCTCCGTGGCCCAGCTTGCCTATCCTGCCAGTCCTTTAGGGGATACTCCACGCAACATTACAGTTTTGGGCCAAGGCCAAGTGGCCGCTCCAGCGGATAGTGCTCGTCTGGAAATTCAGATGATCAGTCGTAATCCGTTTGAGTCTGCTGCTGACATACCTAGCCAGCTGAACATCGGTAATCAATCGCTGCAACCTTCAGCTCTGCAACCTGTCGTCACAGCCCTAGAAGCCATTGGAGTTCCCGCAGAAGCGATTACGGTTCAAGTAACCTCTAGTGAAAGCGCTGACGTGATTGTGTTGCTAGAGAAACCCACTCGTCCTCGCGTCCAACAAGTAGTCCTGACCGCAAATACTGCGGCTCAGAAAACCAATCGCTTCGATGTCCAAAGTGTCGGAGCTGAGTATGCCGTTAGAAACTGTAGACCGTTAGAAAATGCCTCACGACGAGCTGCTTTGAATGATGCTCAACAACGGCTGCAAGCTTTGGCAACAACCGTGCAGGTCCGTCTAGGCTCTGTGTTGCAGATTACAGAACTCCCAGTAGCGGGTTCACCTTCGGCTTTCTCTCAGTGTGGCTCCAAAGTAGGGAGTCCGGCGAACCTGCTTACTCCTGCCAGAACGGGTGCGCCTCCCTATGATCCAGCAGCACCTACAGAAGTTAGAGTGATCAGTCAGATTAGTGTGACTTACGCGATCGAGTAA
- a CDS encoding pentapeptide repeat-containing protein: protein MDAAELLKRYAAGERNFQDVSLVRASLSEVNLCGADFTGANLSEANLSGANLGGANLSQANLTNATLIGANLIRVNFREASLKGVQSGEANFRGAILQDTNLSEANMGGASLIEADLHEANLSKAKLVEASLNGSNLSNANLTHTNLSRACLDRANLTHSILAGAVLDGAKLNEANLSKANLSGANFRVAQLKQANLRNANLSWASLRGADLSNTNLYRANLTWTNLTEVSLVEAMLMDANLRRATLIDTDLKNANLSGAIMPDGTVHN, encoded by the coding sequence ATGGATGCTGCTGAACTGCTGAAACGGTATGCAGCAGGGGAAAGAAATTTTCAAGATGTCAGTTTGGTGCGAGCATCTTTGAGCGAGGTCAACCTTTGTGGTGCAGACTTCACAGGAGCAAATTTATCAGAAGCCAATTTAAGTGGTGCCAACTTAGGAGGAGCGAATTTAAGTCAAGCCAACTTGACGAATGCGACTCTCATTGGAGCCAACCTAATTCGGGTCAATTTTCGCGAAGCTAGCTTGAAAGGAGTCCAATCCGGTGAGGCGAATTTTCGAGGTGCTATCTTGCAAGACACCAATTTGAGTGAGGCCAATATGGGTGGGGCTAGCTTGATTGAAGCAGATTTGCATGAAGCGAATTTGAGCAAAGCCAAACTCGTAGAAGCATCTCTCAACGGCTCCAACTTAAGTAATGCCAACTTGACTCATACCAACCTCAGTCGCGCTTGCTTAGACCGAGCGAATCTAACTCATAGTATTTTGGCAGGTGCCGTTTTAGACGGAGCCAAGCTCAATGAAGCGAATTTGAGCAAAGCCAATTTGAGTGGAGCCAACTTCAGAGTTGCTCAGTTGAAGCAGGCAAATCTCAGAAACGCTAATTTGAGCTGGGCTAGCCTCCGGGGGGCCGACTTAAGCAACACCAACTTGTATCGAGCCAACCTGACTTGGACGAATCTAACAGAGGTCAGTTTGGTAGAAGCTATGTTGATGGATGCCAACCTAAGACGGGCAACATTGATTGACACTGACCTGAAGAATGCCAATTTGAGTGGAGCCATTATGCCCGATGGCACTGTGCACAACTAA
- a CDS encoding FAD-dependent oxidoreductase, which yields MPLTLEELAADVLVVGGGTGGTVAALQAARRGAKTILVSEFPWLGGMLTSAGVCAPDGNELAAFQTGIWGAFLRELQRRQPGGLDHAWVSFFTYDPRVGAQIFADWVRSLPNLHWISGQTPVEVLRQGDRITGVRFPDLTVKAKVTLDATELGDLLALAEVPYRWGWELQSAWQEPSAPPTTNALTQRCSVQSPTWVVILQDFGVGNRAPAIAPPPNYDPAQFAGAWEGYDPEQFLNYGRLPGDRFMLNWPQCGNDYGLGVDRLVQLPEAQQEFLQEARWHTQGFAHFIQTQLGDRYGLASDIFPHLPGNLGGGAFALHPYYRESRRLQGLTTVCERDILPVPGGHVAALPVDHQGQVTAIASGNYANDHHYPTHFQDQALPSLNLKPKSIRWGGRWTGTPFTIPYGCLVPLALDGLLVCEKNISVSHIANGATRLQPVVMNIGQAAGMAAALCVEQNCQPKELRVRSLQIALLEEPTAPAAIVPLFNSLPQHSDWLHWQSYYLAHPETYSVYGQCARTEHQSELEIAASAASATSPHPESTNSPSIVLSGIFSRDRDQTYTLNSLSSTTSLAAGSPASVSLVTLCPQVNQQLEQYPDQQPLQVLGRLNRAGNWLLIEQILHFIPSTSPH from the coding sequence ATGCCACTCACCTTAGAAGAATTAGCCGCTGATGTTTTAGTTGTGGGTGGAGGGACAGGCGGCACAGTTGCAGCGCTACAAGCAGCCCGTCGAGGAGCCAAAACTATTCTGGTCAGCGAGTTTCCTTGGTTGGGTGGCATGCTGACGAGTGCAGGAGTCTGTGCCCCAGATGGCAATGAGTTGGCTGCATTTCAGACCGGGATTTGGGGCGCTTTTTTGCGGGAATTGCAACGACGGCAACCCGGTGGCTTAGACCATGCCTGGGTCAGCTTCTTTACCTATGACCCTCGCGTGGGTGCCCAGATTTTTGCCGATTGGGTGCGATCGCTGCCTAACTTGCATTGGATTAGCGGTCAAACGCCTGTAGAAGTTCTCCGCCAAGGCGATCGCATTACCGGAGTTCGCTTTCCAGACTTGACAGTCAAGGCTAAAGTCACGCTAGACGCCACTGAGCTAGGAGATCTGCTGGCTCTAGCTGAAGTGCCTTACCGCTGGGGGTGGGAACTGCAATCTGCATGGCAGGAACCGAGCGCTCCACCTACTACGAATGCTTTAACTCAGCGCTGCTCGGTGCAGTCACCTACTTGGGTTGTCATCCTCCAAGACTTTGGCGTAGGCAATCGGGCCCCCGCGATCGCCCCTCCACCGAATTACGATCCAGCCCAATTTGCTGGGGCTTGGGAGGGTTATGACCCAGAGCAGTTTCTCAACTATGGCCGCTTACCTGGCGATCGCTTTATGCTCAACTGGCCCCAGTGCGGTAATGATTACGGCTTAGGGGTCGATCGTCTAGTTCAATTACCTGAAGCGCAGCAAGAGTTTTTGCAAGAAGCGCGCTGGCACACTCAAGGTTTTGCTCATTTTATCCAAACGCAGCTGGGCGATCGCTATGGCTTAGCGTCTGATATCTTTCCCCACTTGCCTGGAAATTTAGGCGGAGGCGCTTTTGCCTTGCATCCCTACTATCGAGAATCTCGTCGCTTGCAAGGACTCACGACCGTCTGTGAGCGGGACATTTTGCCTGTGCCTGGAGGCCACGTAGCCGCTCTACCTGTAGATCACCAAGGCCAAGTTACGGCGATCGCGAGCGGTAACTACGCCAATGACCATCACTACCCCACGCACTTTCAAGATCAAGCGTTACCGAGCTTAAATCTCAAGCCCAAATCGATTCGTTGGGGCGGACGCTGGACAGGCACTCCTTTCACCATTCCTTATGGCTGTCTAGTGCCACTAGCTCTAGATGGTTTGTTAGTTTGCGAAAAGAATATTTCTGTGTCCCATATCGCCAACGGGGCAACCCGCCTACAACCCGTTGTGATGAATATTGGTCAAGCCGCAGGAATGGCTGCTGCTTTGTGTGTAGAACAAAACTGTCAGCCTAAAGAACTCAGAGTGCGATCGCTGCAAATCGCTTTACTAGAAGAGCCTACTGCTCCTGCTGCGATCGTCCCACTCTTCAATTCCTTGCCCCAGCATTCTGACTGGCTCCATTGGCAGTCTTATTATCTAGCTCATCCAGAGACTTACTCTGTCTATGGTCAATGCGCTAGAACAGAACACCAAAGCGAACTGGAAATTGCAGCGAGCGCAGCGAGTGCAACGAGCCCCCATCCTGAATCAACGAACTCTCCCTCAATCGTATTGAGCGGTATTTTTTCCCGCGATCGCGATCAAACCTATACCTTAAACTCGCTCAGTTCAACTACGTCATTGGCTGCGGGTTCGCCTGCCAGTGTTAGCCTCGTGACCTTGTGTCCACAAGTTAATCAACAGCTAGAACAGTATCCCGATCAGCAACCGTTGCAAGTGCTAGGACGCCTCAATCGAGCAGGAAACTGGCTATTAATTGAGCAAATTCTCCATTTCATCCCTAGTACTTCACCACACTAG
- a CDS encoding pentapeptide repeat-containing protein, which produces MNADELLKRYAAGERDFSGINLIGVNLERADLAGANFTGASFASANLSRASFTGANLNGAFFYSADLSFAKLGYARLAHADLTKANLKGAFLVKADLTGAKVSGAILTAVNLRAANLQEVNFCGADLHNINLRSANLTKANLNWANLTGARLSGASLSGALLNGVKLSAAFLNGVDLNGIDLDGVNLSAAKLGGANLNGATLTAANLSATQLRVASLIRVNLHAANLSEADLRRANLSEATLSKADLTAADLTEADLTGANLNAATLCEANLTAASFYRAYLWGAKLTQANLWQTNLAEASLRGADIAATNSGEAILAGATMPDGSLYR; this is translated from the coding sequence ATGAATGCGGACGAGTTACTGAAACGGTATGCAGCAGGGGAAAGAGACTTTAGTGGCATTAATCTGATCGGGGTCAATCTAGAACGAGCAGATCTAGCAGGCGCTAACTTTACGGGTGCTTCGTTTGCGTCTGCTAACTTGAGTCGGGCTTCATTCACAGGTGCCAACTTAAATGGAGCATTTTTTTACTCTGCTGATCTGAGTTTTGCCAAACTGGGGTACGCCCGATTAGCCCATGCAGACTTAACTAAAGCCAATCTCAAGGGGGCATTTCTGGTTAAAGCTGATTTAACTGGCGCTAAAGTGAGTGGAGCCATTCTCACGGCAGTCAACTTACGAGCTGCTAACCTGCAAGAAGTTAACTTCTGTGGCGCTGATCTGCACAATATCAATCTGCGCTCTGCCAACCTCACTAAGGCGAATCTCAACTGGGCCAACTTGACCGGGGCAAGACTGAGTGGTGCTTCTCTCAGTGGTGCTTTACTCAACGGTGTTAAGCTTAGTGCCGCCTTTTTGAACGGCGTTGATCTAAATGGGATTGACTTAGATGGAGTTAATCTTAGTGCGGCCAAACTAGGGGGAGCCAATCTCAATGGCGCGACCCTCACCGCTGCAAATTTGAGTGCCACTCAACTGCGAGTAGCAAGCTTAATTCGAGTCAATCTACACGCTGCAAATTTGAGCGAAGCCGATTTACGCAGAGCCAATTTGAGTGAAGCAACTCTGAGTAAGGCTGACTTGACTGCTGCCGATTTAACTGAAGCGGATTTAACAGGCGCAAACTTGAATGCGGCAACGCTCTGCGAGGCTAACTTAACCGCCGCTAGTTTCTACCGTGCTTACTTGTGGGGGGCAAAACTAACCCAAGCAAACCTATGGCAAACCAACCTAGCAGAAGCTAGCCTCCGGGGAGCCGACATTGCCGCTACCAACTCAGGAGAAGCAATTCTAGCAGGGGCTACAATGCCAGACGGGAGTTTGTATCGCTAA
- a CDS encoding DUF3140 domain-containing protein: MTADAKSVVGEFKQTVNMTAHELSSWLETEESQAVGQKESGHESIGHQSGKHIIELLSKSKAEYTEDDLSQMKRVISYVHRHLAQHPSGNTEHTRWRYSLMNWGHDPLK; encoded by the coding sequence ATGACTGCCGATGCCAAATCAGTGGTTGGGGAGTTTAAGCAAACGGTCAACATGACGGCCCATGAACTCAGCTCTTGGCTAGAGACTGAAGAATCGCAAGCCGTGGGGCAGAAGGAGTCAGGACACGAATCTATTGGTCATCAATCTGGCAAACACATTATTGAGCTACTTAGCAAATCTAAAGCAGAGTACACTGAGGACGATTTATCCCAGATGAAACGGGTTATCAGTTATGTACACCGTCACCTAGCTCAGCACCCATCTGGTAATACTGAGCATACTCGCTGGCGTTATTCCCTCATGAACTGGGGCCACGATCCGCTCAAGTAA
- the ilvD gene encoding dihydroxy-acid dehydratase encodes MPDNVRSQVVTQGVQRSPNRAMLRAVGFGDDDFTKPIVGVANGYSTITPCNMGLNDLAKRAETGIKMAGAMPQMFGTITISDGISMGTEGMKYSLVSREVIADSIETACMGQSMDGVLAVGGCDKNMPGAMIAIARMNIPAVFVYGGTIKPGHHNGKDLTVVSAFEAVGEYSAGKISQDELLEVERKACPGAGSCGGMYTANTMSSAIEAMGMSLMYSSTMAAEDAEKAESAEKSAFVLVEAIRQQILPKQILTRKAFENAISVIMAVGGSTNAVLHLLAIAHAIGVELTIDDFETIRGRVPVLCDLKPSGRYVATDLHQAGGIPQVMKMLLEHGLLHGDALTVTGQTLAEVLADVSAEPRADQDVIRPWNKPMYPQGHLGILKGNLALEGSVAKLTGVKNRRITGPARVFESEEECLKAILAKQIQAGDVIVIRYEGPKGGPGMREMLAPTSAIIGAGLGDSVGLITDGRFSGGTYGMVVGHVAPEAAVGGAIALVQEGDTITIDADARLLQLNVSDEELASRRANWQPRPPRYTKGVLAKYAKLVASSSVGAVTDLSL; translated from the coding sequence ATGCCTGACAACGTTAGAAGCCAAGTCGTAACTCAAGGTGTCCAGCGATCGCCCAACCGTGCCATGCTTCGGGCAGTCGGCTTTGGCGATGATGACTTTACCAAACCTATTGTAGGGGTCGCTAACGGTTATAGCACGATTACTCCCTGTAATATGGGGCTGAACGATTTGGCGAAGCGGGCAGAAACAGGCATTAAAATGGCTGGAGCCATGCCCCAGATGTTTGGCACCATCACCATCAGTGATGGGATTTCGATGGGAACCGAAGGGATGAAGTATTCCCTGGTTTCCCGTGAAGTGATTGCCGACTCAATTGAGACAGCTTGCATGGGCCAAAGCATGGACGGCGTGTTAGCCGTGGGTGGCTGCGACAAAAACATGCCTGGAGCCATGATTGCGATCGCCCGGATGAATATTCCGGCGGTTTTTGTTTATGGTGGCACGATTAAGCCCGGACATCACAACGGCAAAGATCTAACCGTAGTGAGCGCTTTTGAAGCGGTAGGTGAATATAGTGCTGGCAAAATCAGCCAAGACGAGCTTCTGGAAGTAGAACGCAAAGCTTGCCCTGGGGCTGGTTCTTGCGGCGGCATGTACACAGCCAACACCATGTCGTCCGCGATCGAAGCGATGGGCATGAGCTTGATGTACTCTTCCACAATGGCGGCTGAAGATGCTGAGAAAGCTGAGAGCGCTGAAAAATCAGCGTTTGTCTTGGTCGAGGCCATTCGCCAGCAAATTCTGCCGAAGCAAATTCTGACTCGCAAAGCGTTTGAAAACGCAATTTCGGTCATTATGGCTGTGGGTGGTTCTACGAATGCAGTGCTGCATTTACTCGCGATCGCCCATGCTATTGGGGTTGAACTCACGATTGATGACTTTGAAACCATTCGAGGTCGCGTCCCTGTCTTGTGTGACCTCAAGCCTTCAGGTCGCTACGTCGCAACGGATCTGCACCAGGCAGGTGGGATTCCCCAAGTCATGAAGATGCTATTGGAGCATGGCTTGCTGCATGGTGATGCGCTGACCGTGACAGGACAAACCCTAGCAGAAGTGCTGGCAGATGTCTCGGCTGAACCTCGTGCCGACCAAGATGTGATTCGTCCTTGGAACAAACCCATGTATCCTCAAGGACACTTGGGCATTCTCAAGGGCAACTTAGCGCTTGAAGGTTCTGTCGCAAAGCTAACCGGAGTCAAGAACCGTCGCATCACTGGCCCCGCTCGCGTATTTGAGTCAGAAGAAGAATGCTTAAAGGCCATTCTGGCGAAGCAAATCCAAGCGGGAGATGTGATTGTCATTCGCTATGAAGGCCCCAAGGGTGGTCCTGGCATGCGAGAAATGCTGGCTCCTACTTCGGCCATTATTGGCGCAGGCTTAGGAGATTCCGTTGGCCTGATCACCGATGGTCGTTTCTCTGGCGGTACTTACGGTATGGTCGTGGGTCACGTTGCACCAGAAGCGGCTGTGGGAGGTGCGATCGCCTTAGTTCAAGAAGGCGATACCATTACCATTGATGCCGATGCTCGGCTGTTGCAGTTGAATGTGTCGGATGAGGAGTTGGCAAGCCGTCGAGCTAACTGGCAACCGCGTCCGCCTCGCTATACCAAGGGAGTTTTGGCGAAGTATGCGAAGTTGGTCGCCTCGAGTAGTGTGGGCGCGGTGACTGACCTGAGTTTATAA
- a CDS encoding DUF2945 domain-containing protein — protein sequence MTEQFKKGDSVEWNTAQGKTQGEVKKKLTSPTEVKGHSVAASQENPEYLVESEKTGKQAAHKPAALKKVED from the coding sequence ATGACTGAACAGTTCAAGAAAGGTGATTCAGTAGAGTGGAATACAGCTCAGGGTAAAACCCAAGGCGAAGTCAAGAAAAAACTAACTTCCCCGACTGAAGTTAAAGGGCATTCTGTCGCAGCATCCCAAGAGAATCCTGAGTATTTGGTTGAAAGTGAGAAAACTGGCAAACAAGCGGCCCATAAACCCGCAGCCCTCAAAAAAGTGGAGGACTAG
- a CDS encoding glycosyltransferase family 39 protein: MCIFLLVLGVCFRFANLGQKVYWKDEAYTSLWLSGHSQSEVVENIFNGQILSASDISRYQFLSPDRTVLDTVKQLAENDPQHPPLYYFLTWFWAKSFGNSTAILRSLAAVLSLLIFPSLYWLCRELFGGTTPSWIAIALFSVSPFHVLYAQEAREYSLWAAIVVLSSAALLSALRQQTKLSWGVYSLTILLGFYSCILQGLVVVSHGLYILFTEGWRLNKTWKAYLASSLIAVIGFLPWLKYLTEIDAAGWTATPIPLLAFIKIWILNISRLFLDVRFSLSNPLTYLILPILLLVAYSLYFVIHNAPKPTWLFIVTLLGVTLLVFTAPDLIVGGRRSLINRYLIPCYIAIQLAVTYLLTVKISGHKHLFPYFWRSVLAILIGIGIISCAASTSATTWWNKYSSNENPAIAQVINQSPRPLVISDSSFGEMLALSHLLKPDVKLQLTLKPQQPIISRSVNQAFSDVFLIEPSRNLRKTLTQQAFNPQPVPQVKHLWRLKP; the protein is encoded by the coding sequence TTGTGTATTTTTTTACTGGTACTAGGCGTTTGCTTTCGGTTTGCAAATTTAGGGCAAAAAGTCTATTGGAAGGATGAGGCTTATACTTCTCTTTGGCTTTCAGGTCACTCTCAAAGCGAAGTAGTCGAAAATATTTTTAACGGCCAAATTCTTAGTGCTAGCGATATTTCTAGATATCAATTTCTTAGCCCTGACAGAACAGTTTTAGATACTGTCAAACAACTTGCAGAGAATGATCCTCAGCATCCACCCCTTTACTATTTCTTAACTTGGTTTTGGGCCAAATCGTTTGGCAATTCTACTGCAATCTTAAGAAGTTTGGCAGCAGTTCTAAGTTTATTGATCTTTCCCAGTCTTTATTGGCTTTGTCGAGAACTCTTTGGCGGGACCACTCCAAGTTGGATCGCGATCGCATTATTTTCAGTATCTCCCTTTCATGTTCTTTACGCCCAAGAAGCACGGGAGTATAGCTTGTGGGCTGCAATAGTTGTGCTATCTAGTGCAGCTTTGCTCAGCGCCTTAAGACAGCAAACTAAATTAAGCTGGGGAGTCTATAGCCTCACCATTCTGTTAGGGTTTTACTCGTGCATCTTACAAGGATTAGTTGTTGTGAGTCATGGACTCTACATCTTGTTTACAGAAGGTTGGCGACTAAACAAAACTTGGAAAGCCTACTTGGCTAGTTCTCTAATAGCCGTTATCGGTTTCTTACCTTGGTTGAAATACCTTACTGAAATTGATGCCGCAGGATGGACTGCTACCCCTATACCCTTGTTAGCTTTTATCAAAATTTGGATCTTGAATATCAGCCGTTTGTTCTTAGATGTGCGGTTTAGCTTGAGTAATCCACTCACCTACTTAATACTGCCAATCTTGCTACTAGTGGCCTACTCACTTTACTTTGTGATTCATAATGCTCCCAAGCCCACTTGGTTGTTTATTGTCACGTTACTGGGTGTCACCTTATTAGTTTTTACAGCACCAGATTTGATTGTTGGAGGACGGCGATCGCTGATCAATCGCTATTTAATTCCTTGCTACATAGCAATTCAACTTGCCGTCACCTACCTATTAACCGTCAAAATTTCCGGACATAAACATCTCTTCCCCTATTTTTGGCGATCGGTACTCGCTATTCTCATAGGCATTGGCATTATTTCCTGCGCTGCTAGCACGTCTGCAACTACTTGGTGGAACAAATACAGCAGCAATGAAAACCCAGCGATCGCGCAAGTTATTAATCAGTCGCCTCGCCCCCTCGTTATTAGCGATTCTAGTTTTGGTGAGATGCTTGCTTTAAGCCACCTCTTAAAACCAGATGTGAAACTGCAGCTAACCTTGAAACCTCAACAACCGATCATTTCTCGATCCGTGAATCAAGCATTCAGTGATGTATTTCTGATAGAGCCTTCACGCAACCTGCGCAAAACATTAACACAGCAAGCATTTAATCCTCAGCCAGTGCCTCAAGTTAAACATCTTTGGCGCTTAAAACCATGA